Genomic segment of Sphingomicrobium marinum:
GTGAAGAGCCCGCCCAACAGCCTCAAGATTCAGGCCTACGCCGACAACTTCAAGTAAGGCCTAGGCGTCGGCGCCTGCGTCCTCGCCCTTGCCGGGGAACTGCTTGATGTAGACATCGCGCTGCGGGAACGGGATTTCGATACCTTCGTCCTTGAAGGCCCACCAAACCGCCTTGAGCACTTCGCTGCGCACGTTCCCGACACCGGCTTCGGGATCGCGGATCCAGGCCTGGATCTCGAAATTGACGCTATTGTCCCCAAATTCCTTGAGCCAGACGTTGGGCTTGGGATTTTTGAGAACGCGCGCGCAGGCAGCGGTGCATTCGATCAAAATTTCTTCCACGCGCGCCAGGTCGCTCGAATAGCTCACGCCGACAGGGATCTGCACGCGCACATTCTTCGAACTGTATGACCAGTTTTCGACCGTTTCGGTCATCAGCAGTTCGTTCGGGATGAGGAATTCCTTGCCGTCGCGGGTAATCATGCTGACGGCGCGCGTCCCGATCTTGCTGATCGCGCCGAAATAATCGTTCACGACAATCACGTCTCCGGGCTTCACCGACCGGTCCATCAGCAGGATCAGCCCGGCAATGAAGTTACCGAAGGTCTTCTGCAGGCCGAAGCCGACCGCAAGGCCGACCGCGCCCGAAAAGAAGGCCAGGCTCGACAGGTCGAACCCGGTCATGTCGATGCCGATCAGGACGACGATCGCGATGATGATGATCGTCGCGATCTTCTCGGCCAGCAGACCTTGCGTCGCATCGAACCGGTTGGCGCGGCGGATCAGGCGTTTGACCCCCCATAGCGCCACCCGTGCAAGAACGAAGAGCGCGATGCCGACAACCAGCCAGGTGATGAC
This window contains:
- a CDS encoding mechanosensitive ion channel family protein, giving the protein MTTTITNLTDDLGNEVSNEVAAAPPPGEPVDESAGEQAERLVEGAVEGTVDTTVRLFEGLDEFKVAIGNFSVSLLDVITWLVVGIALFVLARVALWGVKRLIRRANRFDATQGLLAEKIATIIIIAIVVLIGIDMTGFDLSSLAFFSGAVGLAVGFGLQKTFGNFIAGLILLMDRSVKPGDVIVVNDYFGAISKIGTRAVSMITRDGKEFLIPNELLMTETVENWSYSSKNVRVQIPVGVSYSSDLARVEEILIECTAACARVLKNPKPNVWLKEFGDNSVNFEIQAWIRDPEAGVGNVRSEVLKAVWWAFKDEGIEIPFPQRDVYIKQFPGKGEDAGADA